ATCGCTTCGAGCGCGCGGCGCACGCTGCGTGGCAAAGGCTGCCGCGCCGCCAGGGGAACCTGATCTCCGTCCATCATGCGACGACGTCCAATTGCCTATGGGTCATCGGCGGCGCTCGAAAAGTTCACGATCCGGATGGCCGTGTCGCGATCTGGATAGCGCCGCCCGAAGCCTGCCGCGTACGTCTCCACACACCAGCGCGCGCAACAGCGCTGCATTCTCCGGAGGAGACCATCATGACCGCATCAGCTGCAATTCAGGCCGGCGCGACCGCAGAGCCGGATTTCACCGCGCTCAAGGCACGCCAGCACAGCGCGTGGTCGTCCGGCGACTACGCCATCGTCGGCAACACGCTGCAGATCGTCGGCGAGGAACTCTGCGAGGCGCTTGACATCCGCGCCGGCCAGAAGGTGCTCGACGTGGCCGCCGGCAACGGCAACGTCACATTGGCTGCGGCGCGGCGCTGGTGCAACGTCGTCTCGACCGACTACGTGCCTGCCCTGCTCGACCGCGGGCGCCAGCGTGCCGCCGCCGACGGCCTGTCCGTGCAGTTCCAGGAGGCCGATGCCGAGGCGCTTCCGTTCGGCGATGGCACATTCGACGTGGTGGTCTCGACATTCGGCGTGATGTTCACGCCCCAGCAGGAGCGCGCCGCCGCCGAGCTCACCCGGGTGTGCCGCAGCGGCGGCAAGATCGGCCTGGCCAATTGGACCCCCGACGGCTTCATCGGCCAGTTGTTCAAGACGCTCGGCAAATATCTGCCACCGCCCGCCGGCGCCAGATCGCCGGCGCTGTGGGGCACCGAGGCACGCATCCGAGAGATGTTCGCCGATGCCACCGACATTCGCTGCCATCGGCGTCATTTCGCGATGCGCTACCGCTCGCCTGAGCATTTCGTCGACGTGTTCAAGACCTACTATGGCCCGGTGCTCAAGGCCTTCGCTGCGCTTGATGGCGACCGCCAGGCCGATCTCAAGCGCGACATGCTGGCCCTGATCGGGACGCTCAATCGCGCCGAGGACGGCACGATGGTGGTGCCGTCGGAGTATCTCGAAGTGGTCATCATCAAACGCTGAGATCGTCAGCTCTGCATCACCCAGTCCGGCAGGCGCGCGAACCAGGGCTGCGCCTGCTCGAGCTGGCGGGCGAGCCGCAGCAGCCTCGTCTCGTCGCCGAGCCGGCCCATGCGGGCGCGCCTGCGTCCCGCGCTCAGCTCCCGCCGGCCGCCCTCTTCTTCGCAGCACCGGACTTGGCGACGCGCGCCTTCGCGGCGCGCGGCTTGGGACTGGTGGCCCTGACCGCCAAGCGGGCCTGCGGCCGAATGCGGTAGCGTCCCGACCCCACCGGATCGCGGTTGCTGACCTGGTTCTGCGGCACGCCCTGCAGCACCTGGACGATGTCGTCGCGGACCACCGGGAAGATCCGGTAATACTGGTGCTGCTGCGGGTCCTGCTCGAACGTCGTCACATCCGAACAATCGATCGCGGTGACCTTGTCGCTGACGCTGCCCATGTTGTCGGGACCGTCGCTGCCGAGCCGCGGACCGTTGAATTTCGTGCCCGCGCTCAGCGTATTGAGCACCCAATCCTTGGTCGAGTGATAGACCGTGACGCTGCTCGCGGTGCGCGGCAGATATTTCAGCTTCGCCGGGTCGTCGAACGCGTCCGCGTCCTCGTCGGCCGCCGCGAGCACGACCTTGTCGAAGGTCCTGCGCAATCCGGTCAGGGACGGCTGCGTCCCGCCCATCCGCACCATCGCCGGAACGCCGCCGGCCATGGCCGCGCCGGCGACCGGGTCGGGCATCTGCATCAAGGCCTGCAACGCGTTGCGCAGGACATAGACGCCCATGCTGTGACAGATGAGATGAATGCTCTGGTTGCAGCGTTCGCTCTCGGGCAGCCCGTCGACGAAATCATAGAGCCGCCGCAGCGTGCGTGCCACGGCCGGGCCGGATGCCGCCGCCGTCTTGCGATCGTGCTGGTAGTCCACAAAGGGCAGCGGCACGCCGACCAGCGAGGCGACCGACGGCCAACTGAACACGAACATGTTGGCGTCGATCCCGTAGAACGCCGAGATCCACCCGGCGCGTTCGATCGAGTCGACGAAGCTGTTGCTGAAGCCGTGAATGAACGCCAGCGTCGGCCGCGCCTTCGCCAGCATGTCGGCACGCAGGGCGCCGAAGATCGTATTGCTGCCGAGGACCGCACGGGAGCCTTGCGGAAAGATCAGTTGCTCGTCCTCGACATGAAGCGATCCAGGCACCAGGGCATAGCTCGATGCCTGCAGATCGACCGCGATCTCGGCCCGGCCATACCTGATGTTCAAGCCGTTGACGGGACCGAGCTCGGAGCTGAACCCGGTAATCTGATTCGTGCCTTCAGCCGTGATCGGTTGCCTGTTGGTCGCGAAATAGACTGTGACGTTCATGATCCCGCCCTCTGAAAGTATCGCCAACGTGCATGGCACGGCACCGGACCAGCGGACCGTCGGAAGCGACGCGGAGTAGTTTCCGCACGACGGCAGCGACGTGCGATGTGCCGGGTCCGAAGAACGTGGCCGTCCGAAGAACGTCGCCGAGCCGGCGCGGCTTAGGCGACCGCGCTCCACCTAAGATAGAACACCACAAACAGCGCGCACGCAATCGCGATGGACGTGCACGGCGTCGTGCGACGCACGACCGCGCCGCTCGAACCGGCCCGCCGGGTGTGGTCAGCTCTGCATCACCCAGTCCGGCAGGCGCGCGAACCAGGGCTGCGCCTGCTCGAGCTGGCGGGCGAGCTGCAGCAGCCTCGTCTCGTCGCCGAGCCGGCCCACGAACTGCACGCCGAGCGGCAGGCCGTCGGCGGTCCAGTGCAGCGGCACGCTCATCGCCGGCGTGCCCGTGAGATTGGCGAGCTGCGTGAACGGGACATATTGCAGGCTGTCGCGGGCGATCTTGTCGATCATGCCGTCGAGCAGGCCCCAGCGCGTCATCAGCCCGAGCAGGCCGATGCGGTCGAGCATGTCGAGCAGGGTCTGCTCGGCGGTGCTCGGATCGCCCTCGCCGTGCCGGATCGGAGGGTGCGCGAGCGTCGGCGTCAGCAGCAGGTCGTAGCGGGCATGGAAGCGCGCCAGCGCCCGCGCGAACTCGTTCCATTTCAAGAGCTGCGTCGTCAGCGCGCCGGCCGAGATCGCGCCGCCGAGCGTCGACAGCACCCGCGTCAGCAGCTCGAACTCCTCGCGCCTGGCGCCCTTGCCGCGCGCGTCGGCGACCAGCGCCGCGACCTGGCCAAAATAGATGTGCAGGAACGCTGTCGCGAGCGCGGCGCCATCGATGTCGGGCGAGGCCTCCTCGACCTCGTGACCAAGGCCCTGCAGCAGCTTCACGGCGTTGTCGACCGCAAGCTTCGCCTCGGCATGCACCTCGGTCCCGATCGGCGACGCCACCGTGTAGCCGATGCGCAGGCGGCCGGGATCGCGGGCCACCGCGTTGGCGTAGACCACGCCGGGCTCGGCGGTGAGAAAGGGATCACCGGGCTCGCCGCCCGCGATGACGTCGAGCGCGAGCGCGGTGTCGCGGACGCTGCGCGACACCACGCCCTCGCTGGATGCGCCGAACCAGTACTCGCCGAAGCCGGGCCCTGACGAGATCAGCCCGCGCGATGGCTTCAGGCCGAACAGGCCGCAGCAGGCGGCGGGAATGCGGATCGAGCCGCCGCCGTCATTGCCGGCGGCCATCGGCACGACGCCCGAAGCGACCGCCGCCGCAGCGCCGCCGCTGGAGCCGCCGGGCGTATGTGCGGGATTCCAGGGGTTGCTGACGCGGCCGAAGGCGCGGGAGTCGCTGACGCCCTTCAGCGCGAGCTCCGGCAGGTTGGTCTTGCCGAAGATCACCAGGCCGGCCTCGAGATACCGCCTGACGACCGAGGCATGCTCGCCGGCGACGAATCCGGATAGCGCCTTGCTGCCATAGGCCGTCGGCAGGCCCGCATAGTCCTGGGCGCAGTCCTTGATCAGGAACGGTACGCCGGTGAGCGGGCCGTTGGCGGGCTTGGCGAGCTGCGCGCGGGCCTCGCGCTCCATCAGCCTGCAGACCGCGTTGGTCCTCGGCTGGGCCCGCTCGTTCTGCGCCAGCGCGAGCTGAAGCAGCTCGGCCGCATTGGTCTCGCCGCCCTTCACCGCGGCGGCAAGCGCCGTCGCATCGCGCTGCACATAGTCCCGGACGTTCACATTGCCCTCCCCGCGCCGCCATTCGTCGCCGTGATCGTAGCTGATTCTGGCTGCGACCGAGGCGCAGTTGCGCCGAACGCGGCGGCAATACGGCGCATTGGCGGCAATCGTGGCCCCACCATGATCTACTGCGGTCGATTTGAGGGCGGGATTACGCAGTCTGGTCCTGATTTTAGTAGATTTGATTCAGATCATTCGTCCTGTCCCTTGCACCGACCTAACCTTATGCATCGTTAGTTGCGTAGAGTGACGAGAGAGCGATGGGACGCCTCGCAAGCCTGCTGAGCCGAGCGCACGGTCCGCATGAGGATGCGGCAGCCCTGCCCGTGACCACCGCCGACTACTTCATCCTGCTGTCGCGCGCGATGGAGAGCCTGCCGGATTCCACCCCCGAACGCCGCGCCGAAGTCTACCAGTCGGCCCGCCAGGCGCTGGTGACCCAGTTGCAGGCGATGGATCCGCCGGTCTCGCGATCACGCATCAAGGCCGAGCAGCGCGCGCTCGACGATGCGGTTGATACGATCGAGACGCGCGCGCTGACGGCGC
This region of Bradyrhizobium sp. SZCCHNS1050 genomic DNA includes:
- a CDS encoding class I SAM-dependent methyltransferase → MTASAAIQAGATAEPDFTALKARQHSAWSSGDYAIVGNTLQIVGEELCEALDIRAGQKVLDVAAGNGNVTLAAARRWCNVVSTDYVPALLDRGRQRAAADGLSVQFQEADAEALPFGDGTFDVVVSTFGVMFTPQQERAAAELTRVCRSGGKIGLANWTPDGFIGQLFKTLGKYLPPPAGARSPALWGTEARIREMFADATDIRCHRRHFAMRYRSPEHFVDVFKTYYGPVLKAFAALDGDRQADLKRDMLALIGTLNRAEDGTMVVPSEYLEVVIIKR
- a CDS encoding alpha/beta hydrolase; the encoded protein is MNVTVYFATNRQPITAEGTNQITGFSSELGPVNGLNIRYGRAEIAVDLQASSYALVPGSLHVEDEQLIFPQGSRAVLGSNTIFGALRADMLAKARPTLAFIHGFSNSFVDSIERAGWISAFYGIDANMFVFSWPSVASLVGVPLPFVDYQHDRKTAAASGPAVARTLRRLYDFVDGLPESERCNQSIHLICHSMGVYVLRNALQALMQMPDPVAGAAMAGGVPAMVRMGGTQPSLTGLRRTFDKVVLAAADEDADAFDDPAKLKYLPRTASSVTVYHSTKDWVLNTLSAGTKFNGPRLGSDGPDNMGSVSDKVTAIDCSDVTTFEQDPQQHQYYRIFPVVRDDIVQVLQGVPQNQVSNRDPVGSGRYRIRPQARLAVRATSPKPRAAKARVAKSGAAKKRAAGGS
- a CDS encoding amidase encodes the protein MNVRDYVQRDATALAAAVKGGETNAAELLQLALAQNERAQPRTNAVCRLMEREARAQLAKPANGPLTGVPFLIKDCAQDYAGLPTAYGSKALSGFVAGEHASVVRRYLEAGLVIFGKTNLPELALKGVSDSRAFGRVSNPWNPAHTPGGSSGGAAAAVASGVVPMAAGNDGGGSIRIPAACCGLFGLKPSRGLISSGPGFGEYWFGASSEGVVSRSVRDTALALDVIAGGEPGDPFLTAEPGVVYANAVARDPGRLRIGYTVASPIGTEVHAEAKLAVDNAVKLLQGLGHEVEEASPDIDGAALATAFLHIYFGQVAALVADARGKGARREEFELLTRVLSTLGGAISAGALTTQLLKWNEFARALARFHARYDLLLTPTLAHPPIRHGEGDPSTAEQTLLDMLDRIGLLGLMTRWGLLDGMIDKIARDSLQYVPFTQLANLTGTPAMSVPLHWTADGLPLGVQFVGRLGDETRLLQLARQLEQAQPWFARLPDWVMQS